From a single Tursiops truncatus isolate mTurTru1 chromosome 20, mTurTru1.mat.Y, whole genome shotgun sequence genomic region:
- the ZNF652 gene encoding zinc finger protein 652: MAQEDSRRGQVPPTFYHGANQELDLSTKVYKRESGSPYSVLVDTKMSKPHLHETEEQPYFRETRAVSDVHAVKEDRENSDDTEEEEEEEVSYKREQIIVEVNLNNQTLNVSKGEKGVSSQSKETPVLKTSSEEEEEESEEEATDDSNDYGENERQKKKEKIVEKVSVTQRRTRRAASVAAAATSPTPRATRGRRKSVEPPKRKKRAAKEPKAPVQKAKCEEKETLTCEKCPRVFNTRWYLEKHMNVTHRRMQICDKCGKKFVLESELSLHQQTDCEKNIQCVSCNKSFKKLWSLHEHIKIVHGYAEKKFSCEICEKKFYTMAHVRKHMVAHTKDMPFTCETCGKSFKRSMSLKVHSLQHSGEKPFRCENCDERFQYKYQLRSHMSIHIGHKQFMCQWCGKDFNMKQYFDEHMKTHTGEKPFICEICGKSFTSRPNMKRHRRTHTGEKPYPCDVCGQRFRFSNMLKAHKEKCFRVTSPVNVPPAVQIPLTTSPATPVPSVGSTPTTPAPPISMNPVSTLTPRPMPHPFSHLHIHAHPHHPHHLPIPPVPHLPPPPALFKSEPLNNRGQGEDTFLRHLAEKNSSAQHH; encoded by the exons ATGGCACAAGAAGACAGCCGTCGTGGTCAAGTGCCACCTACCTTCTATCATGGTGCCAACCAGGAGCTTGACCTGTCCACCAAAGTGTACAAAAGGGAATCAGGAAGTCCTTATTCTGTGTTAGTGGACACCAAGATGAGCAAACCACATCTCCATGAAACAGAGGAGCAGCCGTATTTCAGGGAGACAAGAGCAGTGTCTGACGTGCATGCTGTGAAAGAAGACCGGGAGAATTCTgatgacacagaagaggaggaggaggaggaagtctCCTACAAAAGGGAGCAGATCATAGTGGAGGTAAACCTTAATAATCAAACATTAAATGTATCTAAAGGGGAAAAGGGTGTCTCTTCTCAGTCCAAAGAGACTCCTGTTCTTAAGACAAGcagtgaggaggaagaggaagagagtgaGGAAGAGGCCACGGATGACAGCAATGACTATGGAGAAAAcgaaaggcagaagaaaaaggagaagatagTGGAGAAGGTCAGCGTTACACAAAGGAGAACGAGGAGAGCTGCCTCTGTTGCCGCAGCTGCCACTTCCCCTACTCCCAGAGCTACAAGAGGTCGTAGGAAGAGTGTAGAGCCACCTAAGCGTAAGAAGCGGGCCGCAAAGGAGCCCAAAGCGCCAGTCCAGAAAGCTAAGTGTGAAGAGAAAGAGACTCTGACCTGTGAGAAGTGCCCCAGGGTGTTTAATACTCGCTGGTACCTGGAGAAGCACATGAACGTTACTCATAGGCGCATGCAGATTTGTGATAAGTGTGGCAAGAAGTTTGTCCTGGAAAGTGAGCTGTCCCTTCACCAGCAAACAGACtgtgaaaaaaatattcag TGTGTTTCCTGTAATAAATCATTCAAGAAACTCTGGTCCCTTCACGAACATATCAAGATCGTCCATGGATATGCAGAAAAGAAATTTTCCTGTGAAATTTGTGAGAAGAAATTCTATACCATGGCTCACGTACGGAAACACATGGTTG CACACACGAAAGACATGCCATTTACCTGTGAAACCTGTGGAAAGTCATTCAAACGCAGTATGTCACTCAAGGTGCACTCCTTGCAGCACTCTGGAGAGAAGCCCTTCAGATGCGAG AACTGTGACGAAAGGTTTCAGTACAAGTACCAGCTACGCTCCCACATGAGCATCCACATTGGGCACAAACAGTTCATGTGCCAGTGGTGTGGCAAGGATTTCAACATGAAGCAGTACTTCGACGAACACATGAAAACACACACTG GAGAGAAACCCTTTATCTGTGAAATCTGTGGCAAAAGCTTCACCAGCCGCCCCAACATGAAGAGGCACCGCAGAACTCATACAGGCGAGAAGCCCTATCCGTGTGATGTGTGCGGCCAGCGGTTCCGCTTCTCCAACATGCTTAAGGCCCACAAGGAGAAGTGCTTTCGGGTGACCAGCCCCGTGAACGTGCCGCCTGCTGTCCAGATCCCACTCACAACCTCCCCGGCCACCCCAGTTCCTTCTGTGGGGAGCACCCCCACGACCCCCGCCCCTCCCATCAGCATGAACCCCGTCAGCACGCTAACCCCTCGGCCCATGCCCCACCCCTTCTCGCACCTTCACATCCACGCACACCCTCACCACCCACACCACCTTCCTATCCCCCCAgtccctcacctccccccacctccagctctcTTTAAGAGTGAGCCTTTAAATAACAGGGGCCAGGGTGAGGACACCTTTCTGCGGCACCTGGCAGAGAAGAACAGTTCAGCCCAGCATCACTAA